The DNA segment CCCCCGCGTAAGCTCCTGAAGAGGTTGAACTCAGAGCCCTGGGGTCTGGTGGCGCCCTCGGTGCTCAGCGGTATCCCACAAGACACTGCGAACATTGGCTCAGGGGAGGAAGCTGGTGGGGTCATCAGGGTTGTCACAGAGATGAACGGTTTGTCTATCTCGGGCCCTGGCAGACCTCTCTTGTCTCGCCGGCACAGTATCGAGACCCATGACCCCTGTTCGCCCAAGCTCATCGACCGGTCTTGCTCCGAAGACTGTGCTGCTTTCTGTGGCTCATCTTGGGCCGACAAGGTCCAGCAGCATCAAATCCTGTACAGAAGGAACACTGCACCAGAATCCCAGGAAACTGCAGGAGGACCGGGGGCGGTGGCAGCCCGTGCCCTGGCTCACCCCAAACTCACCCGGATGGAACACTatgagtcagacacacacctatGTCCCGAGTCCATTCCTGGGTCTCCAGACTCAGGCCGAGTGTCCGTGGAAAGACGGAAGTACAACGCTTCGCCCCTGTCCCTGCTCACCAGCTCTTCTCGGGAGTCACTGGAGAGCATCCCCAACTCTGTGTCCCCTATCACCATCCGCAGGCGGCCCCATGGTCTCCTGGAGCGTAGGGGCTCTGGGACGTTGCTCCTGGACCACATCTCACACACCAGGCCTGGCTTTCTGCCTCCACTAAACATCAACCCCCAGAGGCCTATCCCGGACATAAGGGCTAACGGGAAGCCCACATCCCCGGTCAACTGTGGTCCCAAGATTCTGGTCCCTGTGGCCCCTGCTTCACCTAAACGGGGGCCGGACTTCAAGATGAAAAAGAAGCTGATGAGAAGACACTCCATGCAGACGGAGCAGATGAAACAGCTCTCGACCTTCCAGGAGATACTGACCGAGAAGGTTGTTGAGTCGAATGGGGACTAAGACTATAAGTGACATGTGAGGATGGGATTGTTAGTTGTGAGGGCTTTTTGTGGGAAAGGAGGCTACTGTGACTTCTCCTTAATGGGTCCATGTCTTTATGGTTACGCTACCTTAGTTAGTAACTTGTTTTTATTTAAATATGACCAGAATTTGGCTTTTTCTCGAAAGAGGCTTTGCTCCATTTTTACTCCATGTTGTCTAATGCAgctgcttttttatttttagGTGACCTATTTTCCCTTAAAGGGTTTACTTTCTATA comes from the Osmerus eperlanus chromosome 7, fOsmEpe2.1, whole genome shotgun sequence genome and includes:
- the LOC134023923 gene encoding ankyrin repeat domain-containing protein 34A codes for the protein MGDGVALHTEGNALLKAVFQGKLRLTRLLLEGGAYINEGNDRGETPISAACIASYDDSQTRQRMVRYLLEKGADPNIPDKSGRTALIHACAEQAGKEVVSLLLENGADPSLKDYSGSSALVHAINRGDRDTLQVLLDACKAKGKEVIIITTDTSPSGTKKTKQYLNSPPSPALVDNSSPVCMSPSEVEIRTSNSPAVEKAEEEVGIFSFALTSALPLPSSRPPGDKRPPPRKLLKRLNSEPWGLVAPSVLSGIPQDTANIGSGEEAGGVIRVVTEMNGLSISGPGRPLLSRRHSIETHDPCSPKLIDRSCSEDCAAFCGSSWADKVQQHQILYRRNTAPESQETAGGPGAVAARALAHPKLTRMEHYESDTHLCPESIPGSPDSGRVSVERRKYNASPLSLLTSSSRESLESIPNSVSPITIRRRPHGLLERRGSGTLLLDHISHTRPGFLPPLNINPQRPIPDIRANGKPTSPVNCGPKILVPVAPASPKRGPDFKMKKKLMRRHSMQTEQMKQLSTFQEILTEKVVESNGD